From the Candidatus Palauibacter polyketidifaciens genome, one window contains:
- a CDS encoding PaaI family thioesterase, whose translation MSESLQERYARESICFGCGPANPDGLRLCSFPAAEGGHGPDGSYEVIAEWTPGPNHRSFPGILNGGIIGTLLDCQCNWCAAHYFMRTRGLDHPPVTVTAEYTVRLRKPTPSDAPVQLRARIAEVGERKVVVEAELLSGGERTATCSGTFVAIGERHLAHGTR comes from the coding sequence GTGAGCGAGTCGCTGCAGGAGAGGTACGCGCGCGAGTCGATCTGTTTCGGCTGCGGTCCGGCGAACCCGGATGGGCTCCGGCTGTGCAGCTTCCCGGCGGCGGAGGGCGGCCACGGGCCGGACGGCAGCTACGAGGTGATCGCGGAATGGACGCCGGGGCCGAATCACCGGTCGTTCCCGGGAATCCTCAACGGAGGGATCATCGGAACGCTGCTCGACTGCCAGTGCAACTGGTGTGCCGCGCACTACTTCATGCGTACGCGCGGGCTGGACCATCCGCCCGTCACGGTGACCGCCGAATACACGGTCCGGCTCCGGAAGCCGACGCCCTCGGACGCTCCGGTGCAACTCCGGGCGCGGATCGCCGAGGTGGGCGAGCGCAAGGTCGTGGTCGAAGCCGAACTGCTTTCCGGAGGCGAGCGCACGGCGACCTGCTCGGGGACGTTCGTGGCCATCGGAGAAAGGCACCTGGCGCATGGAACCCGCTAG
- a CDS encoding AMP-binding protein: MIFHSPHPPITVPAQSFSDYLLGSLGDRRDRPAFIEGPSGRVVTYGQLRDQARAAARGLAARGLERGGVMAICSPNLPEYATAFLATGMAGGCSTTLNPLSTDDELISQLNDSGARWFITVPPLLQRAQAVAARTGIEEIFVFGEAKGATAFADLIADGMKDGMTADAEPAGSGDPAEDLLTLPYSSGTTGVSKGVMLTHRNLVANIEQFSAVGLVDADDVVLAVLPFFHIYGMVVVMSGALRAGATVVTMPRFDLEEFLGAIQRYRATSLYLVPPIVLGLAKHPAVDGYDLSSVNWIMSGAAPLGEEIALACQERIGCRVFQGYGLTEASPVTHVCFGENVDVDKIGTIGPTIPSTEMMIVDLESGEALGPGGEGEVWVRGPQVMKGYLGNPEATAATVDAEGWLHTGDVGRADEDGYVTIVDRAKELIKYKGYQVAPAELEDLLLAHPAVADVAVIPVADEEAGEIPKACVVRAGEVSGEEIMEYVAERVAPQKRIRAVEFLEEIPKSASGKILRRFLVARERAGAS, encoded by the coding sequence ATGATCTTCCACAGCCCTCATCCCCCGATCACCGTCCCGGCGCAGTCCTTCTCCGACTATCTCCTGGGTTCCCTCGGGGACCGCCGGGACAGGCCAGCGTTCATCGAAGGACCGAGCGGCCGGGTGGTGACGTACGGGCAACTCCGTGATCAGGCGCGCGCCGCGGCGCGGGGCCTCGCAGCCCGCGGACTGGAGCGCGGGGGCGTCATGGCCATCTGCAGCCCGAACCTGCCCGAGTACGCGACTGCGTTCCTCGCGACGGGCATGGCCGGCGGCTGCAGCACGACGCTGAACCCTCTCAGCACCGACGACGAACTCATCTCCCAACTGAACGATTCCGGTGCCCGCTGGTTCATCACCGTCCCGCCGCTTCTCCAAAGGGCTCAAGCGGTCGCGGCACGAACCGGGATCGAAGAGATCTTCGTGTTCGGAGAGGCGAAGGGTGCCACCGCCTTCGCCGACCTCATCGCAGACGGGATGAAGGACGGGATGACGGCGGATGCGGAACCGGCGGGCAGCGGCGATCCCGCCGAGGATCTCCTCACACTCCCGTATTCGAGCGGCACGACGGGCGTGTCCAAGGGCGTGATGCTCACGCACAGGAACCTCGTCGCGAACATCGAACAGTTCAGCGCCGTGGGACTCGTGGACGCCGACGACGTCGTGCTCGCCGTCCTCCCCTTCTTCCACATCTACGGGATGGTCGTGGTCATGAGCGGCGCCCTGAGAGCGGGGGCGACCGTCGTCACCATGCCCCGCTTCGATCTCGAGGAGTTCCTGGGGGCGATTCAGCGATACCGGGCCACGAGCCTCTACCTCGTTCCCCCGATCGTGCTCGGCCTCGCAAAGCACCCCGCGGTCGATGGCTACGACCTTTCGTCCGTGAACTGGATCATGTCCGGTGCGGCCCCGCTGGGAGAGGAAATCGCCCTCGCCTGCCAGGAGAGGATCGGGTGCCGCGTATTCCAGGGGTACGGTCTTACCGAGGCGAGTCCCGTCACCCACGTCTGCTTCGGGGAGAACGTCGACGTGGACAAGATCGGGACGATCGGGCCGACGATCCCGAGCACCGAGATGATGATCGTCGATCTCGAGTCCGGGGAGGCGCTGGGACCGGGCGGGGAAGGGGAGGTGTGGGTCCGCGGTCCGCAGGTGATGAAGGGATATCTCGGGAACCCCGAGGCGACGGCGGCGACCGTCGATGCCGAGGGCTGGCTCCACACGGGGGATGTGGGACGCGCGGACGAAGACGGATATGTGACGATCGTCGACCGCGCCAAGGAACTCATCAAGTACAAGGGTTACCAGGTGGCCCCCGCCGAACTCGAGGACCTTCTCCTCGCCCATCCGGCCGTGGCCGATGTCGCCGTCATTCCGGTGGCGGACGAGGAGGCCGGCGAGATCCCGAAGGCGTGCGTCGTGAGGGCGGGAGAGGTGAGCGGCGAGGAAATCATGGAGTACGTGGCGGAGCGCGTGGCTCCGCAGAAGAGGATCCGTGCCGTGGAGTTCCTCGAGGAGATCCCGAAGTCGGCGTCGGGCAAGATCCTCCGGCGGTTCCTGGTGGCGCGCGAGCGGGCCGGGGCGTCGTGA
- a CDS encoding SURF1 family protein, with product MTSTRKIVLWVVAIGLSALFVRLGFWQLDRHGERSAGVRERAVRAEAPVLEWSGPGDVPPDTAGLIGRRARLSGRWDRAGEVVIRSRTLDGRAGAEVLTPLLVGGDSAQTVMVLRGWLPAPDGLRPDLAAGWTAPPATTGGGDPARAEGVFVSSRDGRGGQPLQVEIAGAGHLAIAGLDLALIRDQTDLDPSPHVLRADDPPAGASFRPAREIETDSGPHLSYAIQWFSFAVIALVGTAILTRGE from the coding sequence ATGACCTCCACCCGCAAGATCGTCCTCTGGGTCGTCGCGATCGGCCTGAGCGCGCTCTTCGTCCGGCTCGGATTCTGGCAACTCGACCGGCATGGGGAGCGGAGCGCCGGGGTACGTGAGCGCGCAGTCCGCGCCGAGGCCCCCGTGCTCGAGTGGAGCGGCCCCGGCGACGTGCCGCCCGACACAGCCGGCCTCATCGGCCGCCGCGCGCGGCTGAGCGGCCGGTGGGACCGGGCTGGCGAGGTCGTCATCAGGAGCCGCACCCTGGACGGGCGGGCCGGCGCGGAGGTGCTGACCCCGCTCCTCGTCGGCGGTGACTCCGCGCAGACCGTGATGGTCCTCCGCGGCTGGCTGCCCGCGCCGGACGGCCTGCGCCCCGACCTGGCAGCCGGCTGGACCGCCCCGCCCGCCACCACCGGCGGCGGGGACCCGGCACGCGCCGAGGGCGTGTTCGTCTCCTCACGCGACGGACGGGGTGGCCAGCCCCTCCAGGTCGAGATCGCCGGCGCCGGGCACCTCGCCATCGCGGGCCTCGACCTCGCCTTGATTCGCGATCAGACTGACCTCGACCCCTCCCCCCATGTGCTGCGCGCGGACGATCCGCCCGCGGGCGCCAGCTTCCGTCCCGCGCGCGAGATCGAGACGGACTCCGGCCCGCACCTCTCCTACGCGATCCAGTGGTTCTCGTTCGCCGTGATCGCGCTGGTCGGCACCGCGATCCTCACTCGCGGAGAGTAG
- a CDS encoding M66 family metalloprotease, whose product MVVLLACEEATSGPAPVPVPPLPSSALSGDRAALGALYEATGGPNWTRRDNWMSEAPVDAWQGVVANPAGDVLRLTLANNNLRGRIPPELGNLVALEKLELSRNRLAGLIPPELGHLASLEELQLSGNNLTGSVPPEFGRLARLQLLSVSHNPRLAGPLPVSLMVLDRLERIETAGTALCASADPDFQAWTLGVTGQLPRCLDDTGPTTVYLMQAVQSRSIPVPLVADRSALLRVFVTVPDSTTATIPPVRATFHVDGATTYTAEIPAGGGVIPTTVSEDRWVASANAPIPGEVMRPGLELVVEIDPEGTLDASLGISRRIPEQGRLTVDVLEMPVLELTLIPFLWGEAPDEEIVEMIDAMAADPERHPLLHDTRTLLPVSGLKVTAHEPVLSSSNLDLDLIRQTRLIRIFEHGDGHYMGMMSGPMAGAAGRGEIAGRTSVSRPYSATIAHELGHNMNLLHAPCGNPDGVDPSYPHANGTIGDWGYDYWQSLVAPGAHRDLMSYCNPKWISGYHFNRALQFRLADEDAAPAATRGGDVAAGGHSARSLLLWGGVDAAGMPFLEPAFVVDAPTTLPETGAGAFELEGRTRWGEVLFSLGFDMPEVADGGGNSAFVFVLPTDPQWPGELASIVLSGPGGTALLDGDTDRPMLILRNARTGQVRAFLSDPPPASLARSVVDVGALPPEPGLDALFSRGLPAPREWRR is encoded by the coding sequence GTGGTCGTCCTGCTCGCCTGTGAAGAGGCCACGAGTGGCCCCGCTCCGGTCCCCGTGCCACCTCTCCCCTCGTCCGCTCTCTCGGGGGACCGGGCGGCCCTGGGGGCCCTGTACGAAGCGACCGGCGGGCCCAACTGGACCCGGCGCGACAACTGGATGTCCGAAGCGCCGGTGGACGCGTGGCAGGGAGTCGTAGCCAATCCCGCCGGCGACGTACTCCGCTTGACGCTGGCGAACAACAACCTGAGAGGCCGGATCCCGCCGGAGCTGGGGAACCTCGTCGCCCTGGAGAAACTGGAGTTGTCCCGGAACAGGCTTGCGGGCCTGATCCCTCCCGAGCTGGGGCACCTCGCCAGCCTCGAGGAGCTGCAGCTGTCCGGGAACAACCTCACGGGATCCGTCCCGCCGGAATTCGGTCGGTTGGCGCGGCTTCAGCTGCTTTCCGTATCGCATAACCCGCGTCTGGCGGGCCCCCTCCCGGTCAGCCTGATGGTTCTGGACCGGCTGGAGAGGATCGAGACGGCCGGCACGGCTCTGTGTGCCTCCGCCGATCCCGACTTCCAGGCGTGGACGCTGGGTGTCACAGGACAGTTGCCTCGCTGCCTCGACGATACGGGCCCCACGACCGTGTATCTTATGCAGGCGGTACAATCAAGATCGATTCCCGTGCCGCTGGTCGCGGACAGGTCGGCGTTGCTGAGGGTGTTCGTGACGGTCCCGGACTCGACCACCGCGACGATCCCGCCCGTGCGGGCCACCTTCCACGTGGACGGCGCGACGACGTACACCGCGGAGATTCCGGCCGGGGGAGGGGTCATTCCGACGACGGTGAGCGAGGACCGTTGGGTGGCGTCGGCGAACGCGCCCATTCCCGGCGAGGTCATGCGCCCGGGGCTGGAACTGGTAGTCGAGATCGACCCCGAGGGGACGCTGGACGCCTCACTCGGTATCTCGCGGCGGATCCCGGAGCAGGGCCGCCTGACCGTGGATGTGCTGGAAATGCCCGTGCTCGAGCTCACGCTGATCCCCTTCCTGTGGGGAGAGGCGCCGGACGAGGAGATCGTGGAGATGATCGATGCCATGGCGGCCGACCCCGAGCGCCATCCCCTGCTGCACGACACGCGCACGCTTCTGCCTGTCTCGGGGCTGAAGGTGACGGCGCACGAACCCGTGCTGAGTAGCAGCAACCTTGATCTCGACCTGATCCGCCAGACCCGCCTGATCAGAATCTTCGAGCACGGGGATGGCCACTACATGGGCATGATGTCGGGTCCGATGGCGGGGGCCGCCGGCCGCGGCGAGATTGCGGGGCGCACGAGTGTCTCGCGCCCCTACTCTGCAACCATCGCGCACGAACTCGGGCACAACATGAACCTCTTGCACGCCCCGTGCGGGAATCCCGACGGGGTCGATCCATCGTATCCTCACGCCAACGGGACCATCGGCGACTGGGGGTACGACTACTGGCAGTCGCTGGTAGCACCGGGGGCGCACCGGGACCTCATGTCCTACTGCAACCCCAAATGGATCAGCGGTTATCACTTCAACAGAGCCCTCCAGTTTCGCCTGGCGGACGAAGACGCCGCGCCCGCTGCCACGCGGGGGGGAGACGTCGCGGCGGGAGGCCACTCCGCCCGATCGCTGCTGCTGTGGGGCGGTGTAGACGCTGCGGGCATGCCTTTCCTCGAACCCGCCTTCGTTGTCGACGCCCCGACCACACTTCCCGAGACCGGAGCCGGCGCGTTCGAGCTTGAGGGACGGACCCGCTGGGGCGAGGTGCTGTTCTCGCTTGGTTTCGACATGCCGGAAGTGGCAGACGGAGGAGGCAATTCCGCCTTCGTGTTCGTCCTCCCGACGGATCCGCAGTGGCCGGGCGAGCTGGCTTCCATCGTGCTCTCCGGGCCGGGCGGGACCGCATTGCTCGACGGCGACACGGATCGACCCATGCTCATCCTGCGGAATGCGCGGACGGGACAGGTGCGTGCCTTCCTGAGTGATCCGCCCCCCGCCTCGTTGGCCCGCAGCGTCGTGGATGTCGGGGCCCTCCCGCCGGAGCCGGGCCTCGATGCGCTGTTCAGCCGCGGGCTCCCGGCCCCCCGCGAGTGGCGACGTTGA
- a CDS encoding VOC family protein, whose product MSETPLGRFCWYELLTTDLEGAQDFYRQVVGWETGTWQGEGPPYITWNNNGTPLGGVMQLPDDALADGAPAHWLPYLSTPDVDATTARAERLGGGVIHRMEIPEVGRISVLRDPDGAVFTAYQPSEDTPGHDGPPALGEFSWHELIAGDLEAAWSFYSDLFGWEKTTQMDMGEAGIYQMYGRDGKELGGMMTRSDDMPPPCWGLYILVSDVHASAEVVKELGGSVVVGPMEVPGGEFILQGIDPQGAAFALHSR is encoded by the coding sequence ATGTCTGAAACGCCGCTCGGCCGCTTCTGCTGGTACGAGCTTCTCACCACGGACCTCGAAGGCGCCCAGGACTTCTACCGGCAGGTCGTCGGCTGGGAGACCGGAACATGGCAGGGCGAAGGCCCGCCGTACATCACCTGGAACAACAACGGCACCCCGCTCGGCGGCGTGATGCAGCTGCCGGACGACGCTCTCGCCGACGGAGCCCCGGCCCACTGGCTGCCCTACCTGTCGACGCCCGACGTGGACGCGACGACGGCGCGGGCAGAACGGCTGGGGGGTGGCGTGATCCACCGCATGGAGATCCCCGAAGTCGGCCGTATCTCGGTCCTCAGGGACCCCGACGGAGCGGTTTTCACGGCGTACCAGCCTTCCGAAGACACGCCCGGGCACGACGGGCCGCCCGCCCTCGGAGAGTTCTCCTGGCACGAGTTGATCGCAGGGGACCTCGAGGCGGCGTGGTCGTTCTACTCCGACCTGTTCGGCTGGGAGAAGACGACCCAGATGGACATGGGCGAGGCCGGCATCTATCAGATGTACGGGCGCGACGGCAAGGAACTGGGCGGCATGATGACGCGGAGCGACGACATGCCGCCGCCGTGCTGGGGGCTCTACATCCTCGTGTCCGACGTGCACGCCTCTGCCGAGGTCGTGAAGGAGCTGGGCGGATCGGTCGTCGTGGGGCCGATGGAGGTCCCCGGCGGCGAGTTCATCCTGCAGGGCATCGACCCGCAGGGAGCCGCCTTCGCCCTGCACAGCAGGTAA